In one Cercospora beticola chromosome 1, complete sequence genomic region, the following are encoded:
- a CDS encoding uncharacterized protein (CAZy:GH24~antiSMASH:Cluster_4): protein MALAQPMDRTASASPRPNAAEHPQQAHAQVHRTFSVARTAAALEAVYSGLCPGSSDIQCCIRSGGGGGGGNCPPSAQANIIDFIKSFEGFRGSPYQDVAGKWTVGYGHLCSQSTRCQELGYSYPISEAQGEQLLARDVRQFEVCIGQQVGGVRLNANQYGALVSWAFNVGCGNTASSTLVKRLNAGENPNTVAAEELPKWNKAGGQPVAGLTRRRAEEVQLFQTATSTGALPC from the exons ATGGCACTTGCACAGCCAATGGACAGAACGGCGTCTGCATCTCCACGTCCGAATGCGGCGGAACATCCACAGCAGGCGCATGCCCAGGTCCATCGAACATTCAGTGTTGCACGTACGGCCGCTGCTCTCGAAGCGGT GTACTCTGGCCTGTGTCCTGGCTCTTCAGACATCCAATGCTGCATCCGAAgcggtggcggtggaggtggaggcaaCTGTCCACCTTCAGCTCAAGCCAACATCATCGACTTTATCAAATCCTTTGAAGGCTTCCGAGGCAGTCCATACCAAGATGTTGCAGGCAAATGGACAGTCGGCTACGGCCATCTTTGCTCTCAGTCAACTCGCTGCCAAGAACTGGGCTATTCGTATCCAATCTCCGAGGCTCAAGGCGAGCAGCTTCTGGCACGCGATGTGAGGCAATTCGAAGTCTGTATCGGACAACAGGTCGGTGGTGTTCGACTCAACGCCAACCAGTATGGTGCGTTGGTTTCCTGGGCGTTCAACGTTGGATGCGGGAATACGGCATCTTCGACATTGGTGAAGAGGCTCAATGCTGGAGAAAATCCAAACACAGTTGCTGCGGAAGAGTTGCCAAAGTGGAACAAGGCCGGTGGACAGCCTGTGGCTGGCTTGACAAGGCGTCGTGCTGAGGAAGTTCAGTTGTTCCAGACAGCCACCAGCACTGGTGCTCTGCCATGCTAG
- a CDS encoding uncharacterized protein (antiSMASH:Cluster_4): MQTIAQRQPPPRLCPSLAPAPSYASVKTRFALSQHPNDIQVYANNVHPKQHKGWFDNGVCVISPYHRGTFRQGDVVSVPFHISNTNPNVDKYQKEIQITAQGPVYSKRRMFIVLFKAREAMFCLPLYSWQQVGIEKKDDGRGLIDDHVCVVNYKDRVEFETSGKVTGPHRPLFFVHRHENSVGLTESTTCQLVGGQWISYNEDIGKVGRITESSYDQMLLAWNERCKACWRDKDPFPVEGEQDYRFVKLNAPPSRIGGQSQAPSRRSQDPYHSQAPSGYSQTPSRPSYASSRNSHAASRGSMAGSNWRRGKTDHWSPGQPY, from the coding sequence ATGCAGACAATCGCTCAACGCCAGCCTCCCCCTCGTTTGTGTCCTTCCTTAGCACCCGCACCTTCATATGCAAGCGTCAAAACTCGCTTCGCCCTATCCCAGCATCCAAACGACATACAAGTGTATGCAAACAACGTACACCCGAAGCAGCACAAAGGTTGGTTCGACAACGGAGTTTGTGTGATATCGCCGTACCATCGAGGCACCTTCAGGCAGGGGGACGTGGTATCGGTGCCCTTCCATATCTCCAACACGAATCCAAATGTCGACAAGTATCAAAAGGAGATCCAGATCACCGCACAGGGCCCAGTGTACTCAAAGCGCCGGATGTTCATCGTGTTGTTCAAAGCCCGGGAGGCGATGTTCTGTCTGCCATTGTACTCTTGGCAGCAAGTCGGtatcgagaagaaggacgacgGAAGAGGCCTTATAGATGACCATGTCTGCGTTGTCAACTACAAAGACAGAGTCGAGTTCGAAACGAGCGGGAAGGTAACAGGTCCTCATCGGCCCTTGTTCTTCGTGCACAGGCATGAAAACAGTGTCGGACTTACTGAATCAACAACATGTCAGCTTGTGGGAGGCCAGTGGATCAGTTACAACGAGGACATTGGAAAGGTGGGGCGAATAACCGAGAGCAGTTACGACCAGATGCTGCTTGCCTGGAATGAGAGGTGCAAGGCATGCTGGCGTGACAAGGACCCATTTCCGGTGGAAGGCGAGCAAGATTACCGTTTCGTCAAGCTGAATGCTCCCCCGTCGAGAATCGGAGGTCAGTCGCAGGCACCTTCGCGCCGCTCACAGGATCCCTATCACTCACAGGCTCCTTCAGGCTACTCACAGACGCCTTCTCGCCCCTCATATGCATCTTCGCGCAACTCTCACGCAGCTTCACGCGGCAGTATGGCCGGCAGCAACTGGAGAAGAGGCAAAACAGACCATTGGTCACCTGGTCAGCCTTATTAG
- a CDS encoding uncharacterized protein (antiSMASH:Cluster_4~BUSCO:EOG09261DJC), whose amino-acid sequence MSSHSVGQRLSLKGQICTVQYVGAVQNKSGEWLGVEWDDSARGKHNGTHEGVKYFECRSRSPTTASFLRPNQPWDKSRTFYQALHEKYMSDDASNLGATVYFSTKQAEEVGFQKFAKRQAALQGIHVLILDRMRIRHTGNDEDDNIRETCKDITELDLTSNLFESLDEILNLIALLPKLAHLILDGNRFSVDSDKNARDFPRISSLSLSNTLLHRSGELLAPIVARRFSRIKTLMIANDELSDAESLSPTDLPETLTSLDLSNNYFMNLADLRQLSSCSHLTKVNLEKCQIKSAGQKGSSISSSILDLDLAHNAINSWDVVDALPSAFPAMKQLRTTGNPIYKDMKSALGKPLMAEDGYMLTIARLPQLDMLNYSKITEKERLNAEKYYLNEITAELAGTAPEKRAEVLRRHSRWNALCEEYGEPSIPDQPKADSIDPRSLAARLVDVTFVFTDRPEWQIRIPKSFNIYSVLGMVGKKLGVMPLELRLIWETGERDPIGLNQDQTGIEEWDSDEEEDGDETRVAEHSVAREVELVAGTRTLGTYIEGREARVRVERKS is encoded by the exons ATGTCCAGTCATTCTGTCGGTCAGCGTTTGAGCTTGAAAGGTCAAATATGCACTGTGCAGTATGTTGGTGCCGTCCAGAACAAGTCCGGAGAGTGGCTCGGAGTTGAGTGGGACGATTCCGCTCGCGGCAAGCACAATGGAACACATGAAGGCGTGAAATATTTTGAAT GCAGAAGCAGATCACCCACAACCGCTTCATTTCTCAGGCCAAATCAGCCATGGGACAAATCGAGGACTTTCTATCAAGCACTCCACGAGAAGTATATGTCTGATGATGCCTCGAACCTTGGAGCGACTGTCTACTTCTCCACCAAACAAGCCGAGGAAGTTGGCTTCCAAAAGTTTGCGAAACGACAAGCTGCTCTGCAAGGCATCCATGTGCTGATTCTCGATCGGATGCGTATACGACACACTGgcaacgacgaagacgataaTATCAGAGAGACCTGCAAAGACATCACTGAGCTGGATCTCACCAGCAACCTATTCGAGAGTCTCGATGAGATCCTCAATTTGATCGCATTACTCCCGAAGCTGGCTCATCTAATACTGGATGGGAACAGATTCAGCGTGGACTCCGACAAGAACGCAAGAGATTTTCCTCGCATCTCATCGCTAAGTCTGTCGAATACCTTACTGCATCGAAGTGGAGAGCTATTAGCTCCGATTGTAGCACGTCGCTTCTCGCGTATAAAGACGCTCATGATAGCCAACGACGAGCTCTCAGACGCCGAGTCGCTCTCGCCCACAGATCTGCCTGAAACTCTCACATCGTTGGATCTCTCGAACAACTACTTCATGAACCTCGCTGATCTTCGACAACTGAGCTCATGCAGCCATTTGACGAAGGTCAATCTAGAGAAGTGCCAAATCAAGAGTGCAGGTCAGAAAGGCAGTTCCATCAGCAGCTCGATATTGGACCTCGATCTGGCCCACAATGCGATTAATTCCTGGGACGTGGTTGACGCTCTGCCAAGCGCATTTCCCGCGATGAAGCAGCTTCGCACCACTGGCAACCCAATCTACAAAGATATGAAATCGGCCCTGGGAAAGCCATTGATGGCAGAAGACGGTTACATGCTTACGATTGCGCGCCTGCCCCAGCTCGACATGCTGAATTACAGCAAGATTACCGAAAAAGAGAGACTGAACGCTGAGAAGTACTATCTCAACGAGATCACGGCGGAGCTAGCAGGTACAGCTCCAGAGAAGCGGGCGGAAGTATTGAGAAGGCATTCGAGGTGGAATGCGCTGTGTGAAGAATATGGCGAGCCTTCGATACCAG ACCAGCCCAAAGCAGATTCCATCGATCCACGAAGTCTAGCTGCTAGACTTGTGGATGTTACTTTCGTCTTCACAGACCGCCCAGAATGGCAAATTAGGATACCAAAGTCTTTCAATATCTACTCTGTTCTCGGCATGGTTGGCAAGAAGCTCGGTGTGATGCCGCTGGAGTTGCGGTTGATCTGGGAGACTGGTGAACGAGATCCGATCGGCCTCAATCAAGATCAGACTGGCATTGAAGAGTGGGActcagatgaggaagaagacggcgaTGAGACCAGGGTCGCAGAGCATTCAGTGGCAAGAGAAGTGGAACTTGTTGCTGGCACTAGGACTTTGGGAACATATATCGAAGGGCGTGAAGCGCGTGTGAGGGTGGAGCGCAAGTCATGA
- a CDS encoding uncharacterized protein (antiSMASH:Cluster_4~SMCOG1063:argininosuccinate lyase/adenylosuccinate lyase) has protein sequence MGRIESDAFGELEVPDDKYWGAQTQRSLGNFNINQPQDRMPPPIVRAFGVLKGAAATVNMKFGLDPKLGKAIQQAASEVASLKLVDHFPLVVWQTGSGTQSNMNANEVISNRAIEILGGKMGSKKPVHPNDHVNMSASSNDTFPTVMHIAAVLDFEESLLPALKNLKEAMKHKAAQFENIIKIGRTHLQDATPLTLGQEFSGYVTQLEYGIERVESALPRLRLLAQGGTAVGTGLNTFEGFAEDIATEVTNLTGHQFYTAPNKFEALAAHDAIVEAHGHLNTLATSLYKIAQDIRFLGSGPRCGLGELNLPENEPGSSIMPGKVNPTQCESLTMICCQVFGNQAATTFAGSQGNFELNVFKPVMIRNLLHSSRLLADGMNSFRENLVLGLEANEERIATIMKESLMLVTCLNPVIGYDMASKVAKNAHKKGISLKESAMELKALSEEKFDEVVRPELMIAPKAKK, from the coding sequence ATGGGTAGAATAGAAAGCGATGCCTTCGGCGAGCTCGAAGTGCCCGATGACAAGTACTGGGGAGCGCAGACGCAGCGCTCGCTCGGCAACTTCAATATCAACCAGCCACAGGATCGCATGCCACCGCCGATTGTGCGCGCATTCGGTGTGCTGAAGGGCGCTGCGGCGACGGTGAACATGAAGTTTGGATTGGACCCCAAGCTTGGAAAGGCTATTCAGCAAGCAGCCAGCGAGGTCGCATCGCTGAAGCTAGTGGACCACTTTCCACTGGTTGTATGGCAGACTGGATCAGGCACACAATCAAACATGAATGCGAACGAAGTCATCTCGAACCGCGCAATCGAGATCCTGGGCGGCAAGATGGGCAGCAAGAAGCCTGTGCACCCCAACGACCATGTCAACATGTCCGCATCCTCCAACGATACATTCCCTACGGTTATGCATATTGCCGCGGTCCTGGACTTCGAAGAATCTCTCCTGCCAGCTCTCAAGAACCTGAAAGAAGCAATGAAGCACAAGGCCGCACAATTCGAGAACATCATCAAGATTGGACGAACACACTTGCAAGATGCCACTCCTTTGACACTCGGCCAGGAGTTCTCCGGCTATGTCACCCAACTCGAATACGGCATTGAGCGCGTAGAATCCGCCCTCCCACGTCTCCGCCTCCTCGCCCAAGGAGGAACCGCAGTCGGCACCGGCCTCAACACCTTCGAAGGCTTCGCCGAAGACATCGCAACCGAAGTAACCAACCTCACCGGCCACCAATTCTACACGGCTCCCAACAAATTCGAAGCCCTCGCCGCGCACGACGCCATCGTCGAAGCCCACGGCCACCTCAACACCCTCGCCACCTCTCTCTACAAAATCGCCCAAGACATCCGCTTCCTGGGCTCAGGTCCCCGCTGCGGTCTAGGAGAACTCAACCTCCCCGAAAACGAACCCGGCTCCTCCATCATGCCCGGAAAAGTCAACCCCACCCAATGCGAATCCCTCACCATGATCTGCTGCCAAGTCTTCGGTAACCAAGCCGCCACAACTTTCGCAGGCTCACAAGGAAATTTCGAACTCAACGTCTTCAAACCCGTCATGATCCGTAACCTCCTCCATTCTTCTCGCCTTCTCGCCGATGGAATGAACAGTTTCCGAGAGAATTTGGTTCTCGGTCTCGAAGCCAACGAGGAACGTATTGCAACTATTATGAAGGAGAGTTTGATGTTGGTTACATGTTTGAACCCTGTGATTGGATATGATATGGCGTCCAAGGTGGCCAAGAATGCGCACAAGAAGGGTATTTCATTGAAGGAAAGTGCGATGGAATTGAAGGCTTTGTCGGAGGAGAAGTTTGATGAGGTTGTCAGGCCTGAGCTTATGATTGCGCCAAAGGCGAAGAAATAG
- a CDS encoding uncharacterized protein (antiSMASH:Cluster_4): MSDSLRQSNTDKAASALKPDSQKSTTEQLGDKAKGAGDSVAGKAQPEEEKSATQKATDSVSSAGESVKDTLGLGDKKQ; the protein is encoded by the exons ATGTCCGACAGCTT GCGCCAGTCCAACACCGACAAGGCAGCTTCTGCCTTGAAGCCAGACAGCCAGAAGTCCACCACCGAGCAGCTTGGTGACAAGGCCAAGGGCGCTGGAGATTCTGTCGCAGGCAAGGCTCAGCCAG aggaggagaagtccGCCACGCAGAAGGCGACTGACAGTGTCTCGTCCGCCGGCGAGAGCGTCAAGGACACTCTTGGACTGGGAGACA AGAAGCAGTAG
- a CDS encoding uncharacterized protein (antiSMASH:Cluster_4), which translates to MENVQDWANYLYEQHGHNLPEGLRQQIPVFASNPTYWSYIRSLFFYFNQATSLFRPVLNAAIDSVSTKPDLATVALLLVIIFISLKILNMVVGTVLWWFRFIKGVVFYGGLMGLALWVYTRGPAGVAEDLGYWWGVWKGEYAHWSEQERVARIMREQGIPAGGGRGRANWY; encoded by the exons ATGGAAAACGTCCAGG ATTGGGCAAACTACCTCTACGAACAACATGGCCACAACCTTCCCGAAGGCCTTCGCCAACAGATTCCCGTCTTCGCTTCGAACCCCACATACTGGTCCTACATCCGCtcactcttcttctacttcaaTCAAGCGACCTCACTCTTCCGACCAGTCCTGAACGCAGCAATTGACAGCGTATCCACGAAACCCGACCTCGCGACAGTCGCTCTCCTCCTGGTCATCATATTCATCAGTCTCAAGATCCTGAACATGGTAGTGGGCACGGTCTTGTGGTGGTTCAGATTCATCAAGGGCGTAGTGTTCTACGGTGGGCTGATGGGTCTGGCTTTGTGGGTGTATACGAGAGGGCCTGCGGGGGTTGCGGAAGATCTGGGTTACTGGTGGGGTGTGTGGAAGGGAGAGTACGCCCATTGGAGTGAGCAAGAGCGGGTGGCGAGGATTATGAGGGAGCAAGGCATTCCGGCTGGTGGTGGGAGAGGTCGCGCGAATTGGTACTGA
- a CDS encoding uncharacterized protein (antiSMASH:Cluster_4), which produces MPPGLHAWHSLVARHAKSLKAALSKGLRAIDAQVSGQRAAQLEPIFARNAPKQPLHPLARIRQSQSRQYSTPRRFSSAGSKPGVRYDRASFPKSRIGSYVQSSSGRAPFASTLRPNLTGGTLGRTAGGYSHGGGGGARYFSHGPAVQSQVVQNVSQAMRAFFTQGQKAQYDGVNSNGNKRFKAVSALQEETGRKMRSVPAATPGSWIDFHVNPTITALTPLSSVVGYTMSQTTEKHNLNTEGLLDVLSVDFSRALKDLAAVLNDLKRLSALGDLPITYQKDHLRVHFPGCDADTVERLCSELNVQRGTVTQDPAFDAFAGTEIALLFPFAPSNDPSAMSEESCASDLYDYPIKPMMASQRHVISLDDMLSGSPAYSTQSDTGFEDILEEEQYSNPWLSSPDYQSVHSGSYGSNKHDPLEYQGFEGIYRFIEELDSVRR; this is translated from the coding sequence ATGCCGCCAGGGCTGCATGCGTGGCACAGCCTCGTGGCTCGCCACGCGAAGAGCCTCAAGGCTGCCTTATCGAAAGGCTTACGGGCCATCGATGCTCAAGTCAGCGGGCAGCGAGCAGCTCAACTCGAGCCCATCTTCGCCCGAAACGCACCGAAACAACCACTCCATCCTCTAGCACGCATTCGACAGAGCCAATCCCGTCAATATTCGACTCCCCGACGATTTTCTTCAGCTGGTAGCAAGCCTGGTGTCCGGTACGATCGTGCATCGTTCCCGAAATCGAGGATAGGATCTTACGTACAGTCATCGTCGGGACGAGCACCATTCGCTTCGACTCTTCGACCCAATCTGACTGGCGGGACACTCGGTCGTACAGCAGGCGGATACTCGCACGGCGGCGGAGGGGGCGCCAGATACTTCAGCCATGGCCCAGCTGTACAATCTCAAGTTGTGCAGAATGTGTCTCAGGCTATGCGTGCCTTCTTCACGCAAGGTCAAAAGGCCCAGTACGATGGAGTGAACAGCAATGGCAACAAGCGCTTCAAGGCTGTGTCTGCTTTGCAGGAAGAGACCGGCCGCAAGATGCGCTCTGTGCCAGCTGCCACACCCGGTTCATGGATCGACTTCCACGTCAACCCAACTATCACCGCACTCACTCCTCTGAGCTCCGTCGTCGGCTACACCATGTCTCAGACCACTGAGAAGCACAACCTGAACACCGAGGGTCTCCTCGATGTTCTGTCTGTCGACTTCTCGCGAGCTCTGAAGGATCTGGCTGCTGTGCTCAATGACCTCAAACGACTGTCAGCGCTCGGGGACTTACCAATCACATACCAGAAGGATCATTTAAGAGTGCACTTTCCGGGCTGTGACGCCGATACGGTGGAACGTCTCTGCTCTGAGCTTAACGTACAGCGAGGCACTGTCACTCAAGATCCAGCATTTGACGCCTTCGCTGGAACCGAGATAGCCTTACTCTTCCCATTTGCTCCTAGCAATGACCCGTCAGCCATGAGCGAAGAATCCTGTGCAAGTGATCTCTACGACTACCCGATCAAACCGATGATGGCATCCCAAAGGCACGTTATAAGTCTCGACGATATGCTGTCGGGCAGCCCAGCATATTCTACGCAATCGGACACGGGTTTCGAGGACAtactcgaagaagagcagtaTTCCAATCCCTGGCTGTCATCACCTGATTATCAGTCAGTGCACTCCGGAAGCTATGGGTCGAACAAACACGATCCGCTTGAATACCAAGGCTTTGAAGGAATCTATCGATTCATTGAAGAACTGGATTCGGTCCGGAGATAA
- a CDS encoding uncharacterized protein (antiSMASH:Cluster_4): MEDSGTINPAALNAPNATSTSNLLTTASPRGQKRSRTPDSYGTPGVKQEGDDAKTNKIRKLKSEQSPAPSPNMSMAVGHQPVQTPHMRTSSLSHASPTQASPTRSTPGSISKPPVVKALPTVRDHTTDQLGPEGDEYIPREIDEAGETKVSKDGYPLGERKYRCRTFNVPNRGEKLFMLATECARVLGYRDSYLLFNKNRSLYKIIANQAEKDNLIHQEILPYSYRSRQIAIVTARSMFRQFGSRLIEGGRRVRDDYWEAKARKQGFTEDDPAGEKRPGAARAREQAAAEAAASHANALNALPQGEIIYSNASMEAGPPGLGQVSLAPLPMIHLPSEDLRPSASGGILRPRQEVIGPAYVDITRSSAPAEIMTQAVGAADFNKQLAAQRQHRSSYLTNYWERPHEQQTTEAQTEQAGASTVAPQNLQSPQSVAQQRQDIPQAYSAYQNQQNAMPSPVQTMHRGAPGQIHHGSPSMAVGAQHRQTPSYPGYPSNQMWPPPQPQPSPLGQSHMSGYGQQPQQQHHSQMPPPQMPGQNMSYAQQLGQMNSAYAGMNRSMYQPNPSQYMGAQTQSGPGQQPGMQGWSTPGNSMPQNYGYQ; encoded by the exons ATGGAAGACTCGGGCACCATCAATCCAGCAGCTTTGAATGCGCCCA ACGCCACGAGCACCTCCAACCTCTTGACGACAGCGAGCCCACGCGGGCAGAAGCGTAGTCGAACACCTGATTCGTACGGCACACCCGGAGTGAAACAAGAAGGTG ATGACGCCAAGACCAACAAGATACGGAAACTGAAGTCGGAACAAAGTCCTGCACCATCGCCCAACATGTCGATGGCCGTCGGTCATCAGCCGGTGCAAACGCCTCACATGAGGACGTCGTCGTTATCGCACGCATCTCCAACTCAGGCGTCGCCAACCAGATCCACCCCAGGCTCGATATCAAAGCCTCCTGTGGTCAAGGCCCTGCCCACTGTTAGAGACCACACGACAGATCAGCTTGGCCCAGAGGGTGACGAGTACATACCACGAGAAATTGATGAGGCCGGTGAAACCAAAGTGTCCAAGGACGGGTACCCTCTAGGAGAGCGCAAGTACAGATGTCGGACGTTCAACGTTCCCAACCGAGGGGAGAAGCTTTTTATGCTGGCCACCGAATGCGCTCGCGTGCTTGGATACCGCGACTCATACTTGCTATTCAACAAGAACAGGTCACTCTACAAGATTATTGCAAACCAAGCAGAGAAGGACAACCTGATCCATCAGGAGATTTTGCCCTACTCCTACAGGTCACGGCAAATCGCCATCGTCACAGCTCGGTCCATGTTCAGGCAGTTTGGTAGCCGTTTGATCGAAGGTGGCCGCCGCGTTCGTGACGACTACTGGGAAGCCAAGGCTAGGAAACAAGGTTTCACAGAGGACGACCCAGCTGGAGAGAAACGCCCAGGAGCCGCTCGGGCTCGAGAacaggctgcagcagaagcagctgcaAGTCACGCCAATGCCCTCAATGCTCTTCCTCAAGGGGAAATCATCTACAGCAATGCCAGCATGGAAGCTGGACCGCCAGGTCTCGGACAGGTATCGCTGGCGCCACTGCCCATGATTCACCTACCGAGCGAGGACCTCAGACCAAGTGCATCTGGTGGCATTCTTCGTCCTAGGCAGGAAGTTATAGGGCCAGCTTACGTGGATATCACCAGATCGAGCGCACCGGCAGAGATCATGACGCAAGCCGTGGGCGCAGCGGATTTCAATAAGCAATTGGCCGCGCAACGCCAACACAGGTCGTCTTATCTGACGAATTACTGGGAGCGGCCCCacgagcagcagacgacaGAGGCTCAGACCGAGCAAGCTGGAGCAAGCACCGTGGCACCGCAAAATCTACAAAGCCCACAATCGGtggcgcagcagcggcaggacATCCCTCAGGCATATTCGGCTTACCAGAACCAGCAGAATGCAATGCCTTCTCCTGTTCAAACTATGCATCGAGGTGCACCTGGTCAAATTCATCATGGCTCGCCTTCCATGGCTGTCGGAGCTCAACACAGGCAGACTCCGTCTTACCCCGGCTACCCATCGAACCAGATGTggcctcctcctcagccgcaACCCTCGCCGCTGGGGCAATCACACATGTCTGGCTATGGTCAacagccgcaacagcagcatcactCGCaaatgccgccgccgcagatGCCGGGCCAAAACATGAGTTATGCCCAACAGCTCGGCCAGATGAACTCTGCTTATGCAGGCATGAACCGAAGCATGTATCAGCCGAACCCGAGCCAGTATATGGGAGCTCAGACACAATCTGGGCCAGGCCAACAACCAGGCATGCAAGGCTGGTCCACTCCTGGTAACAGTATGCCCCAGAACTACGGTTACCAATGA
- a CDS encoding uncharacterized protein (antiSMASH:Cluster_4), which translates to MAIEDIAAIAHKIQGRIIKSDYLPRFLRTSSQNASASGATEVANEQSTGAEDIRAQHDGHQDPQAHSHAAEESGVEGGPADYPETREPSVRRYSDDSDEINEHYENNIQRHEDAVEDVYAAEEALRAQKYIEFVPEELEQDYTQGPCRYVFIDDGVKDSAALMVPFKMSQNIKGAIKLQRHHKKMERYIRKQLAEMRDFRETLDIEIRSHELKLKGDADLNIKPSEEEAKRLQGELEVLQEMCENLGPRERELRTRLETIKDYLIEAHSAVMVHLDEAYVVAALAEESNEEEMPIERFDLQEQYQKFFAQRQKNLQPDEVHPVAPPPALDTSQNTLMNKPPTPTPEEQFTQDRRKRLRLAGDRLNTAQKEFHFKEYNQWQEKEFNRERTLEGLEPIDVDKEAFDRRWFVRNHEITHELLEAEDDLRSARKAAIEADVEIISVAPDEYWSGIYPNHRSDGRCGSGSDLSSLAGPRVPSTSANPKVLEWLESRVEESEFEAVDQSPKQPEEVLVLNDAMAMEIETWDSQSMLDSWPYRRKLVKQWQQTCSAEREQLAV; encoded by the coding sequence ATGGCCATCGAGGACATTGCTGCGATAGCGCACAAGATACAAGGCAGAATCATCAAAAGTGATTATCTTCCTCGTTTTCTCAGGACGAGTTCACAAAACGCATCCGCTTCCGGTGCTACAGAAGTTGCCAACGAGCAGTCGACTGGAGCTGAAGATATCCGGGCGCAACATGATGGACACCAGGATCCGCAAGCACATAGTCATGCGGCTGAGGAGTCTGGTGTCGAGGGCGGACCAGCTGACTATCCGGAAACGCGAGAACCTTCAGTACGGCGGTACTCGGACGACAGTGACGAAATTAACGAACATTATGAGAACAACATCCAGAGGCACGAAGATGCTGTGGAGGACGTCTATGCTGCCGAAGAGGCGCTTCGTGCTCAGAAATATATCGAGTTCGTGCCCGAGGAGTTGGAGCAAGATTACACCCAGGGGCCTTGTCGATACGTGTTCATTGACGATGGCGTGAAGGACTCAGCTGCTTTGATGGTGCCATTTAAGATGTCGCAGAATATCAAGGGAGCCATTAAACTGCAACGGCATCACAAGAAAATGGAACGCTACATTCGAAAGCAGCTGGCGGAGATGAGAGACTTTCGGGAAACGCTGGATATCGAGATCAGAAGCCATGAGCTGAAATTGAAGGGAGATGCGGACCTGAACATCAAGCCAAGTGAGGAAGAAGCCAAAAGGCTACAGGGAGAGCTTGAGGTTCTGCAAGAGATGTGCGAGAATCTAGGTCCGCGGGAACGAGAGCTACGAACAAGGCTCGAAACAATCAAGGACTATCTGATAGAGGCACATTCTGCAGTGATGGTGCACCTTGACGAAGCATACGTGGTAGCGGCGCTTGCCGAAGAAagcaacgaagaagagatgccGATAGAGCGCTTCGATCTTCAGGAGCAATATCAAAAGTTCTTTGCACAACGACAGAAGAACCTTCAGCCGGACGAAGTCCACCCTGTGGCACCGCCACCAGCCCTCGACACATCGCAAAATACCCTCATGAACAAACCTCCCACACCGACACCCGAGGAGCAATTCACCCAGGACCGGCGAAAACGACTCCGACTTGCAGGCGATAGACTCAATACTGCGCAGAAGGAGTTTCACTTCAAAGAGTATAACCAATGGCAGGAAAAGGAATTCAATCGAGAGCGTACCCTCGAGGGTCTCGAGCCTATCGATGTCGACAAAGAAGCCTTCGACAGACGCTGGTTTGTTCGCAATCACGAGATCACTCATGAGCtcctcgaagcagaagatgacCTCCGCTCCGCGAGGAAAGCTGCCATCGAAGCGGATGTTGAGATTATCTCTGTCGCTCCAGATGAATATTGGTCAGGGATCTATCCCAATCATAGGTCAGATGGTAGATGTGGATCGGGAAGTGATCTGAGCTCGTTGGCTGGGCCAAGAGTCCCATCGACTTCTGCGAATCCAAAGGTGTTGGAGTGGTTGGAGAGCCGTGTCGAGGAGAGTGAATTTGAGGCAGTCGATCAGAGTCCGAAGCAGCCGGAGGAAGTGCTTGTGCTGAACGatgcgatggcgatggagatCGAGACCTGGGATAGTCAAAGTATGCTGGATTCGTGGCCTTACAGGCGGAAGTTAGTtaagcagtggcagcagacgTGTAGTGCTGAGAGGGAGCAGCTTGCTGTATAG